One Lepus europaeus isolate LE1 chromosome X, mLepTim1.pri, whole genome shotgun sequence genomic window carries:
- the LOC133753142 gene encoding large ribosomal subunit protein eL32-like, translating into MAALRPLVKPKIVKKRTKKFIRHQSDRYVKIKRNWRKPRGIDNRVRRRFKGQILMPNIGYGSNKKTKHMLPSGFQKFLVHNVKELEVLLMCNKSYCAEIAHNVSSKNRKAIVERAAQLAIRVTNPNARLRSEENE; encoded by the coding sequence ATGGCCGCCCTCAGACCCCTGGTGAAGCCTAAGATCGTCAAAAAGAGGACCAAGAAGTTCATCCGCCACCAGTCGGACCGCTATGTCAAGATTAAGCGTAACTGGCGGAAACCCAGAGGTATTGACAACAGGGTGCGGAGAAGATTCAAGGGCCAGATCTTGATGCCCAACATTGGCTACGGGAGCAACAAGAAGACCAAGCACATGCTGCCCAGCGGCTTCCAGAAGTTCCTGGTCCACAACGTCAAGGAGCTGGAGGTGCTGCTGATGTGCAACAAATCCTACTGTGCAGAGATTGCTCACAACGTCTCCTCCAAGAACCGCAAAGCCATTGTGGAGCGAGCGGCCCAACTGGCCATCAGGGTCACCAACCCCAACGCCAGGCTGCGCAGTGAAGAAAATGAGTAG